In a single window of the Verrucomicrobiia bacterium genome:
- the groL gene encoding chaperonin GroEL (60 kDa chaperone family; promotes refolding of misfolded polypeptides especially under stressful conditions; forms two stacked rings of heptamers to form a barrel-shaped 14mer; ends can be capped by GroES; misfolded proteins enter the barrel where they are refolded when GroES binds), giving the protein MAAKQLIFDENARQTLLKGVSKLARAVAATLGPKGRNVVLDKKFGSPTVTKDGVTVAKEIELEDPYENMGAQMVREVASKTSDAAGDGTTTATVLAEAIFREGLKYVTSGANPIGIQRGVNKAVAAAVEQLDKIAKKVKDKEEIKQVATVSANWDNTIGEIIADAMDKVGKDGTITVEEAKSIETTLDVVEGMQFDKGYLSPYFVTNAETMECRLEDAYVLIYEKKISSLKDLLPILEKVAKVGKPMLIIAEEVEGEALATLVVNKLRGTLNVCAVKAPGFGDRRKAMCEDIAILTGGKFMSEDLGIKLESLSLDDLGRAKSVVVDKENTTLVEGGGKSSEIQGRVNQIRRQIEETTSDYDREKLQERLAKLAGGVAVINVGAATETEMKEKKARVEDALHATRAAVEEGIVPGGGVALLRCLSAIDTVKPENDDERIGVDIVKRAVEFPTRALADNAGVEGSVVVQEVKRRKGNDGYNVSTGVYEDLVKAGVVDPKKVTRTALQNAASIAGLLLTTECLVTEIPEKEKKAPMPGGHGGGMGDMDY; this is encoded by the coding sequence ATGGCAGCAAAACAATTAATCTTCGACGAGAACGCTCGTCAGACCCTCTTGAAGGGGGTCAGCAAACTGGCTCGAGCCGTGGCCGCAACGCTCGGTCCCAAGGGCCGCAATGTGGTGCTCGACAAGAAATTCGGTTCACCCACCGTGACCAAAGACGGGGTGACCGTCGCCAAGGAGATCGAGCTGGAAGACCCCTATGAGAACATGGGCGCGCAAATGGTGCGCGAGGTCGCCAGCAAAACCAGCGATGCCGCCGGTGACGGCACCACTACCGCAACGGTGCTGGCCGAGGCCATCTTCCGGGAAGGCCTGAAGTACGTCACCTCGGGCGCCAATCCCATTGGCATTCAACGCGGGGTCAATAAGGCCGTGGCCGCCGCCGTCGAGCAGCTCGATAAGATCGCCAAGAAGGTCAAAGACAAAGAGGAGATCAAACAGGTCGCCACTGTCTCGGCCAACTGGGACAACACCATCGGCGAGATTATCGCCGACGCCATGGATAAGGTGGGCAAGGACGGCACGATTACCGTCGAGGAAGCCAAATCCATCGAAACCACTCTCGATGTGGTGGAGGGCATGCAGTTCGACAAGGGGTATCTGTCGCCTTACTTCGTCACCAACGCCGAGACGATGGAATGCCGCCTCGAGGATGCTTACGTCCTGATTTACGAAAAGAAAATCAGCAGCCTCAAGGACCTGCTGCCGATCCTGGAAAAAGTGGCCAAAGTTGGCAAACCGATGTTGATCATTGCCGAAGAAGTCGAGGGTGAAGCCCTGGCTACCCTGGTGGTCAACAAACTGCGCGGCACGCTTAACGTCTGCGCCGTCAAGGCCCCCGGGTTCGGCGACCGCCGCAAGGCCATGTGCGAGGACATCGCCATCCTGACTGGCGGCAAGTTCATGAGCGAGGACCTTGGCATCAAGCTCGAGAGCCTCAGCCTCGATGACCTTGGCCGCGCCAAGAGCGTGGTGGTCGATAAAGAAAACACCACCCTCGTCGAGGGCGGCGGCAAGAGCTCCGAAATCCAGGGCCGGGTCAATCAGATTCGGCGCCAGATCGAGGAGACCACCTCCGATTACGATCGCGAGAAGCTCCAGGAACGCCTGGCTAAACTCGCCGGCGGCGTGGCCGTCATTAATGTCGGCGCAGCCACCGAAACCGAGATGAAGGAGAAGAAGGCCCGTGTCGAAGACGCCCTTCATGCAACCCGCGCGGCGGTCGAAGAGGGCATTGTCCCTGGCGGCGGCGTGGCGCTGTTGCGCTGCCTCTCGGCCATCGACACCGTCAAGCCCGAGAACGACGATGAACGCATCGGCGTGGACATTGTTAAACGGGCCGTCGAGTTCCCAACCCGCGCCTTGGCCGACAACGCGGGCGTGGAAGGCTCGGTAGTGGTCCAGGAAGTCAAACGCCGCAAAGGCAACGACGGCTACAATGTCTCGACCGGCGTGTATGAAGACCTCGTTAAGGCCGGGGTGGTCGATCCGAAGAAAGTCACCCGCACGGCCCTGCAGAATGCGGCTTCGATTGCCGGACTGCTCCTGACGACCGAATGCCTCGTGACCGAAATCCCCGAGAAGGAGAAGAAAGCTCCGATGCCGGGCGGCCACGGCGGCGGCATGGGCGACATGGATTATTAA
- a CDS encoding TatD family hydrolase: protein MDQLHDITDIGANLAHRSFDPDRKQVIGRAFAAGVRTLIITGASVAGSHEGVRIAREYPGRLFATAGVHPHDSRNCTDATISELRELAAANEVVAIGECGLDFNRDYSPRPQQEKWFEAQVALAEELEMPLFLHERDARQRFCEILAKARKKVPAVLHCFTGTREDLRTYLGMGLHIGITGWICDERRGTHLRELVQDIPLDRLMIETDAPFLLPRTMPSRPKDGRNEPAFLRYVLQTVAECLSKPASEVAAATTNTAREFFRL from the coding sequence ATGGACCAATTGCATGACATCACTGATATCGGAGCAAACCTGGCGCATCGGTCATTTGACCCCGATCGAAAGCAAGTGATAGGAAGGGCTTTCGCTGCCGGGGTGCGCACTCTGATCATCACCGGCGCCAGTGTTGCCGGCAGTCACGAAGGGGTTCGCATTGCGCGCGAATACCCAGGCCGGCTGTTCGCAACGGCCGGGGTCCATCCCCACGACAGCCGGAACTGCACTGACGCAACCATTTCCGAACTCCGCGAGCTGGCGGCCGCCAACGAGGTGGTGGCAATAGGCGAATGCGGCCTGGATTTTAACCGTGATTACTCCCCCAGACCGCAACAGGAGAAGTGGTTCGAGGCGCAGGTCGCCCTGGCAGAGGAGTTGGAGATGCCGCTCTTTTTGCACGAGCGGGACGCCCGGCAGCGATTCTGCGAAATCCTGGCGAAAGCGCGAAAGAAAGTGCCCGCTGTGCTTCACTGCTTCACGGGCACGCGCGAGGACCTGAGGACTTACCTCGGGATGGGCTTGCACATCGGTATCACGGGCTGGATTTGTGATGAGCGCCGAGGCACGCATCTGCGTGAGCTGGTTCAGGACATCCCGCTCGACCGCCTGATGATCGAAACCGACGCGCCTTTCCTCCTTCCACGAACGATGCCCAGCAGACCCAAGGATGGCCGGAATGAACCTGCCTTTCTGCGGTACGTCCTCCAGACGGTCGCTGAATGCCTCTCGAAACCGGCCTCCGAGGTAGCGGCGGCTACCACCAATACGGCGCGGGAATTCTTTCGGCTTTGA
- a CDS encoding S8 family serine peptidase, which produces MWRAALAPLFWLPVFLCAIGVQIASAAPRDISAHTRDQIQILQDEKASRTPAQRKIDSQLIYSLRERHQKFLSRNLPSLKPVLKLERDGRVLVDLNAEVTPGLLDFIRQNGGVVVNSFQRYRAVRALVPLDGIEPLAAQAEVRSVRPADGAMVNASGSVCHEGDIAHRADVARQRFGVDGTGIKIGVLSDSVDYLSQVQTAGQLSTVTVLPGQSGTGNGEGTAILEILHALAPGSDLYFATAFSSIASFAQNIRDLQAAGCNIIVDDVTYFNESPFQDGPIAQAVDDVSAAGVLFFSSAGNSGSVDHGTAGTWEGDFKDGGPATIGRGGRVHDFGGTNYNTLMYGGGSFKMVNLFWADPLGASTNDYDVYVLDSTGSIIASSTDVQDGTGDPYETIPFIYPGNGIVIVKYSGADRYLSLSTGRGVLAISTPGATHGHNASVASNAFCVAATKASSPPQPFSGGTANPVESFSSDGPRHMFFNPDGSAMTPGNFSSTGGQVFQKPDLTAADGVTTAVPSFPSFYGTSAAAPHAAAIAALLWSYCPFLSAGAVKSILSQSTLDIEQSGLDRDAGFGIVMADQALSAGFQVSIQSVQLQDANGNGSLDTNECADVLVTLQNPMSQSFTGITAVLIATTPEVLVDPAPRSLPALLSGGSATFTTPFRLSTTPSFISGTNAQFTLKLTLADQSTFLLPFQLSTLALGPPVTASSTTTPTDIPDLGSISSPVSVSGFDGNVGQIKVSVYITHPYDSDLTMTLLGPDGTSVLLSANNGDSGQNYGAACTNATVFFDGATASVASASAPFVGTFQPQEALSVFQGKSGNAVNGLWQLQVEDQVQGDVGTLQCWQLELSAIASRDGGGQCLVPPQVNQPPTNQFVLNGGTTLFTVGAQGTAPLSYQWYFNETNSLPDQTNATLVLSNATPDQTGDYTVVVSNPYGSVSNSASLLVWVPPTLSCGTNRTIELGAAWGFDAPVVTGSNTTLVLLGTQTNSGCGQTFTATRSWLATDQDNFQATCTQTVTVVDTTPPLLSCPGNKSVTNGTPWSFDAPTAQDASQSEVLVYDNWSNDLSRVLAPGSTKVGNEIILDSSERYPTRFAFQYWGTNTQQAGFVGNVMVEVRFYSNDGPALVTGEATPGSILYDSGLLPLAASPSGSVVVQDFQLNAAVPLVGALPDSFTWS; this is translated from the coding sequence ATGTGGCGTGCGGCGCTCGCCCCGCTCTTTTGGTTGCCCGTTTTTCTGTGCGCCATCGGAGTTCAAATAGCCTCAGCAGCGCCACGAGACATCAGCGCGCATACGCGCGATCAAATCCAAATTCTCCAGGACGAAAAGGCCTCGCGCACTCCCGCGCAAAGGAAAATCGATTCGCAACTGATTTATTCCTTGCGCGAGCGGCATCAGAAATTCCTGAGCCGCAATCTGCCGTCGTTAAAGCCGGTGTTGAAGCTCGAGCGCGACGGGCGGGTGCTGGTGGACTTGAACGCCGAAGTGACTCCCGGGTTGCTGGATTTTATACGGCAGAACGGGGGTGTAGTCGTCAACAGCTTCCAACGTTATCGGGCGGTGCGCGCTTTGGTTCCACTGGACGGCATCGAGCCGCTGGCCGCCCAGGCAGAAGTGCGCTCGGTTCGGCCAGCGGACGGGGCGATGGTTAATGCGAGTGGGTCCGTTTGCCATGAAGGCGATATCGCTCACCGTGCGGACGTTGCGCGCCAGAGGTTTGGTGTGGATGGCACGGGGATAAAGATCGGAGTGTTGTCGGATAGCGTGGATTACCTCTCGCAGGTCCAAACCGCAGGGCAACTTTCGACGGTCACGGTGCTGCCGGGTCAGTCGGGTACCGGTAATGGCGAAGGAACAGCGATTCTCGAGATTCTTCATGCTCTTGCGCCGGGTTCAGACCTTTATTTCGCGACGGCCTTTAGTAGCATCGCGAGCTTCGCCCAAAACATCCGAGACCTGCAGGCTGCCGGTTGCAACATCATTGTGGATGATGTCACTTATTTTAACGAATCCCCTTTTCAGGACGGGCCTATTGCCCAAGCGGTTGATGACGTGAGCGCCGCCGGTGTACTGTTCTTCTCCTCTGCGGGAAACTCGGGAAGCGTCGATCACGGGACAGCCGGGACGTGGGAGGGTGATTTTAAAGACGGCGGCCCGGCTACGATTGGGCGGGGCGGACGGGTCCATGATTTTGGCGGGACCAATTACAATACTCTGATGTATGGCGGGGGTAGCTTCAAGATGGTGAACCTGTTTTGGGCCGACCCGCTGGGCGCCTCGACGAATGATTATGATGTCTATGTGCTGGATTCCACCGGCTCGATCATCGCCAGTTCAACCGACGTTCAGGATGGCACTGGAGACCCTTACGAGACCATTCCCTTTATCTATCCTGGGAATGGCATCGTTATTGTGAAGTACTCGGGCGCGGACCGGTACCTCTCTCTCAGCACAGGCCGGGGTGTGTTGGCAATTTCCACTCCAGGGGCAACGCATGGGCACAATGCATCGGTCGCCAGCAACGCCTTCTGCGTGGCCGCAACCAAGGCCAGTTCCCCGCCTCAACCCTTCTCAGGCGGGACCGCCAATCCCGTTGAATCCTTTAGTTCGGACGGGCCTCGCCACATGTTTTTCAACCCGGACGGCAGTGCAATGACACCGGGTAATTTCTCCTCAACCGGAGGGCAAGTGTTCCAGAAGCCGGATTTGACTGCCGCCGATGGTGTGACGACTGCCGTGCCCTCATTCCCGTCGTTCTATGGCACATCTGCTGCCGCCCCGCACGCAGCCGCCATTGCGGCTTTATTATGGTCCTACTGCCCGTTTCTTTCAGCCGGTGCTGTGAAATCCATTCTCAGCCAATCCACCTTGGATATCGAGCAGTCGGGGTTGGATCGTGACGCCGGTTTTGGAATTGTGATGGCTGATCAAGCCCTGTCGGCGGGGTTCCAGGTGAGCATCCAATCCGTTCAGTTGCAGGATGCTAACGGCAACGGCAGCCTGGATACGAACGAGTGCGCCGATGTGCTGGTCACACTCCAGAATCCCATGTCTCAGTCTTTCACCGGGATTACTGCTGTTCTCATTGCCACCACTCCTGAAGTCCTGGTCGATCCCGCCCCACGAAGCCTGCCGGCGCTGCTCTCCGGGGGAAGCGCAACTTTCACGACTCCTTTTCGCCTGAGCACAACGCCTTCTTTTATTTCTGGTACCAATGCGCAGTTTACGCTCAAGCTGACGTTGGCGGACCAGAGCACCTTTTTACTGCCATTCCAACTCAGCACGCTGGCTCTTGGTCCGCCAGTGACGGCCTCCTCGACTACCACGCCTACGGACATTCCGGACCTGGGCAGTATTTCCTCGCCGGTCTCGGTGAGCGGTTTTGACGGAAACGTCGGCCAGATCAAGGTTTCAGTCTATATTACGCACCCGTACGATTCGGACCTGACGATGACGCTTTTGGGTCCGGATGGAACGTCGGTGCTGTTGAGCGCCAACAACGGCGACAGCGGCCAAAACTATGGAGCAGCGTGCACCAATGCGACGGTCTTTTTCGACGGGGCTACTGCCAGTGTTGCTTCCGCTTCCGCGCCGTTCGTAGGGACGTTTCAACCGCAGGAGGCTCTGTCGGTCTTTCAAGGCAAGAGTGGCAATGCCGTCAACGGACTGTGGCAATTACAGGTCGAGGATCAGGTGCAGGGAGATGTGGGGACGCTTCAGTGCTGGCAATTGGAGCTGTCCGCGATTGCCTCGCGCGATGGAGGCGGGCAATGCCTGGTTCCGCCGCAGGTCAACCAACCGCCCACAAATCAGTTTGTGCTCAATGGTGGAACAACCCTGTTCACCGTGGGCGCGCAGGGAACGGCTCCGCTGAGTTATCAATGGTATTTCAACGAGACCAATAGCCTGCCTGATCAGACCAACGCCACCCTGGTCCTTAGCAATGCCACGCCAGACCAGACAGGCGACTACACTGTAGTAGTGAGCAATCCCTACGGCAGCGTCAGCAACTCAGCCAGCCTGCTGGTTTGGGTCCCGCCCACCTTGTCTTGTGGGACCAATCGCACCATTGAATTGGGCGCTGCGTGGGGCTTTGACGCGCCGGTCGTCACTGGCAGCAATACAACCCTCGTGCTTCTGGGTACGCAAACTAATAGCGGCTGCGGCCAAACTTTCACGGCCACTCGCAGTTGGCTGGCTACTGATCAGGACAATTTCCAGGCTACCTGCACCCAGACCGTGACGGTGGTGGATACGACCCCTCCCTTATTGAGCTGTCCGGGGAACAAGAGCGTCACCAACGGAACGCCCTGGAGTTTCGATGCGCCCACAGCCCAGGATGCCAGCCAGAGCGAAGTGCTGGTTTATGACAACTGGAGCAACGACCTGTCCAGAGTCCTGGCTCCAGGTTCGACAAAGGTCGGCAACGAAATCATTCTGGACAGCTCAGAGCGTTACCCGACGCGTTTTGCCTTCCAGTACTGGGGAACCAATACACAGCAGGCCGGCTTTGTGGGCAACGTAATGGTCGAGGTCCGGTTCTACAGCAATGATGGGCCGGCGCTGGTGACGGGCGAGGCCACACCCGGCAGCATCCTTTATGACAGCGGACTGTTGCCGCTGGCGGCCAGCCCGAGCGGGTCTGTGGTGGTGCAGGATTTTCAACTGAACGCTGCGGTGCCGTTGGTTGGGGCGTTGCCTGATTCGTTCACCTGGAGC